The Streptomyces nigra genome includes the window AAACAGTCGACCTGGGCGTCCTGCGTCGTCAGATTGTTGATCGTGTTGTAGACCAGATAGGCGGCGGCGAACTCGCCCGCCACCCGGGTCGTCGCGAAGTCCCCGATCGTCACGTCCACCGCGTCGCCGCCGGGCTTGGCGCGCAGCCGCGCCACCATCGCCCGCGACATGTCGATGCCGTGCACGGGCACGCCCCGCGCCGAGAGCGGCAGGGCGATCCGGCCGGTGCCGACGCCGAGTTCCAGCGCCGCGCCGTCACCGGCCAGCTCCGCCAGCAGGTCGACCGCGGGGTTCACGGCCTCCGGCTGGAACATGTCGTCCGAGGGGTCGTCGTAGCGGGCCGCGATGGGCTCTCCGAAGTATCCGTCGTCATCGGTCACGCCGCGCACCGTACTGCCGGCGGTCCTCGCGGGGCACTCGGTTTTTCCGCGGGGGAGGGGAGCCGGGCGACCGATCCGCGGACGCCCTCTTGACGCCGGCCACGCGCGGACCGACACTCACCATAAGTTTCCTAGTGAATAGGTAGGGAAGCATGGGGCGCGCCAGGACGGTCACCGGTCGAGTGACCCGTACGCCCCTTCTCACCTCCCGCCGCCACATCGACCTGCAGCGTGTCTGCAGCGCGATCTGACCTCTGAGCGCGGCCCCGAGCCACCGTCGCCCCGCATCGGTCCGCAGGCCGGCCCGCACGCCCCGTTCCGACCGCCGGTCCGCATGCCCACGCCCGCCGGACGTCCACGCCCGCAGGACGCCACCCGCCGGCCCAGCCGTATGCCCACACGCCTGCCCAGGGGAGAGCCATGACCGTCGCACCGTCGGCCGCACACCCGGCCACGCGGACCGCCCCCGCCTTCCGCGGACGTATCGGCAGCGACGCGCGCAGCGGCCACTACGCCGTGCCGCGCCGCTACCGCCTCCATCTGTCCACCGCCTGTCCGGACGGTCTGCGCATCGCCGTCGCGCACAGCCTGCTCGAACTCGGCGACACCTGCCCGGCGTCCTTCCTGCCCGCCGTCCCCGACTGCCCCGACAGCGGGCACAGCGCGCTGCGCCCGCTCTACGAGGCCAGCGCCCACCGCTACCCCGGCCCCGCCCTCGCGCCGGTCCTCAGCGACGACTGGTCCGGGCGCATCGTGAGCACCCACGCCCCCGACATCATGCGCGACCTCGACCGGCACTTCGGCGGCTGTCGCGCGAGCCTGTACCCGTGCGGCGCCGAGTCCGAGATCGACGCGGTCGAGCGGATGTGCGCGCGGGACATCGAGGAGGCCGCGCAGAACGCGGGCACGGCCGGCGCCGGACAGGCGGAGCGCGAGGCCGCCCTGGAGACCCTGCTGCGCTCCCTCGGCGCGCTCGACCGCTGGCTGACCGGCCGCACCCACATGATCCGGGATCAGATCACCGCCGCCGACGTCGAGTTGTGGGTGACGCTCGTCCAGCTCGACACCGTGCACCGGCACCATCTGGACGCCGCCGCCGTCGAGCGGATCGCCGCCCACCCCGCCCTGTGGGGCTACGCCCGCCGGCTCGCCGCCCACCCGGCGTTCGGCGCCCACCTCGACCTGGACGCCATCTCCCGCCGTCACCACGCCCGTTGCCGGGGCCTGGAGGCCGCCGGAGCCGCCGTGCAGATCCTGGACTGGGCGGCCCACACGACCAGGACCCCCGCGGAGCCGTCCCGCTCCGTG containing:
- a CDS encoding class I SAM-dependent DNA methyltransferase, which produces MTDDDGYFGEPIAARYDDPSDDMFQPEAVNPAVDLLAELAGDGAALELGVGTGRIALPLSARGVPVHGIDMSRAMVARLRAKPGGDAVDVTIGDFATTRVAGEFAAAYLVYNTINNLTTQDAQVDCFVNAAAHLRPGGCFVVEVGVPELRLLPPGQTAVPFRISDTGWAFDTYDTATQAFSSNYVTIVDGRAEHRAIPFRYVWPAELDLMARLAGLRLRDRWEDWKRTPFTGESWQHVSVWEKPAR
- a CDS encoding putative leader peptide is translated as MGRARTVTGRVTRTPLLTSRRHIDLQRVCSAI
- a CDS encoding glutathione S-transferase C-terminal domain-containing protein, whose amino-acid sequence is MTVAPSAAHPATRTAPAFRGRIGSDARSGHYAVPRRYRLHLSTACPDGLRIAVAHSLLELGDTCPASFLPAVPDCPDSGHSALRPLYEASAHRYPGPALAPVLSDDWSGRIVSTHAPDIMRDLDRHFGGCRASLYPCGAESEIDAVERMCARDIEEAAQNAGTAGAGQAEREAALETLLRSLGALDRWLTGRTHMIRDQITAADVELWVTLVQLDTVHRHHLDAAAVERIAAHPALWGYARRLAAHPAFGAHLDLDAISRRHHARCRGLEAAGAAVQILDWAAHTTRTPAEPSRSVDRR